GAAGGCAAAGCCGTCCGTGTGGAAAAAATTAAAGACTAACAAAAGCGGGGCTGAGGGAAAGATCGTAGCCCTGGCCCCGCTTGCAGGCTTTACAGAAAGCGCTTTTCGCAGGCTTTGTCGGGAGCTTGGCGCAGACCTTACCTGGACAGAGCTCATTAGTGCCAATGCCATCCTGGCAAAAGGTCTTAAACTTCCAGGGCTTTACATTTCTTGTGAAGAAAGGCCTCTTAGGTTTCAGCTGCAAGGAAGCGTTGAAAAAACACTGGCACAAGCGGCAGAGCTTGTGCTCAAGGAATTAAAACCCGAGGGCCTTGATTTAAACGCCGGCTGCCCTGCCAAAAAGGTAGTAAAAACTGGGGCAGGCGCCGCACTTTTAGAAAACCTCCCCAAGCTTTTTTGCATAGCCAAAGCTCTTGCGGAAATAGCCCATGGCCATGGGGTTGATTTTTCCGTGAAATTCAGACTTGGTTTTGCAGAAGATAGGCTCGAAGCAATAGCAGAAACTTTGCTAAGCGCAGGTGTTGATATCCTTGTCCTTCATCCACGCACCGCCAAAGAAGCCTTTAAAGGAAAAGCACGCTGGGAAAGGATTCGCGACCTGGTCTCTTTGGCCCAAGGTAAAGCAAGCGTTTACGGAAGCGGCGACGTTAAAACCCTGAGAGATATTGAAAATTTTTTTGCCCTAACAAAGGCACAGGGGGTTTTGATCGGAAGGGCAGCGCTTTTTCGGCCGTGGATTTTTAAAGAATGGCATGAGCGCCAGATTTTTGACTTAAATTTTTCTGAGCGCCTGGCCCTTTTAAAAAGGCTTTACACTTACCTTTTGGCCTATCGTAATGAAAAAGACGCCTTAAGGCTTCTTAAAACCTTTGCCCCTAAGTTTTTTAAAGGCCTTCCTCTTAAACGAAAATTTCTCCCAGCCCTCCTGGCAAAAGAAAATACCGCCCTGTTCTGGAAAGAGCTTGAGTCCTGGCAAAAGTTTGTCGAATGAGAAATTAAGATGAAAGCAGAGATAGTCCGTTTAGTAAATAAATTTAAGCGCACCGCCAATCTGCCGGTGTTTGAAGAAACCGCAAAGGCTCTTTCGCAGCTTCGTGCCGAACGAGAAAAAACAGTAGAAAGAATAGTAAGGATTGTGCTTTTTGACCCAGGGCTTTGCTGCCAGGTCCTTCGTGCTGGAAATTCCGTTTTTTACAATCCCATGGGCCTTCCCATGAGAACCATTTCAAGGGCAGTGGCAATTCTTGGGTTTGAAAACCTGAGAAGTTTAGCTAGAACGTCTCCCTTCTTTAGCGCAGAGGACTTCAATAACAAATACCTGGCCCAGGAACTTGCCATTAGCATCCTTTCGGCACATTTTGCCGGAAAAGCTGCCTTAAAAAAAGGCCTTGATGGAGAGGAAGCCTATTTGGGAGCGCTTTTAAAACGTTTGGGGCGTTTGGTAATGCTTCGTTATGCTCCCGAACATTATTTGAAAATAAGAGAACTGGCCCCGCGCAAACGTAAAGAGATCTTTCATCTGGTGGGAGAAAAGCTTGCCAAACAGTGGAATCTCCCTGCAAATGTAATTGCTAATCTTGAGGGTCGTGAACTTTATATCCGCCCTAAAAGGCGCGAATATCTCTGTCTTTATGCTGATTTAGCCGCGGCAGGAATGGTGGCAGGGCATGGCCCTCGCGGCTGGCAACATCTTTTTTCAACCCCTGAGGAGATAAATGCCTGTATTCAAAACCTTGCTAAAAGCGCCAGACATTTGCCGCAGGCAGTCTTAAATGAGCTTCCTTTTGACATTGCGCCGGAAAAAATAAGCGAAGAAACCGATTTGGGGCCTTTTCTTCCTGAAGAGGCCTTAAGGCTTTGTGAGAAGTTTTTAGAAAGCCTGGGCAAAGAATTAAAAGCACAAGGGAGCCTTTTTTACCGGGAAGGGGACAAAATATTTGCCCTTGGAAACGAAGAAAAAGAAATCAAGGGGCCCTTTCAAATAGTGCTAAACGAAGATAAGATTCTTGCCAAAGATGGCAAAATCTACGTTCCCCTTTGTTTCCGAAAGGTGCCTGCTGTTTTGTTGGTATTTTTTCGTGAAAAACCCTTGAACCCAGATGAGCTTACCGGACTCAAATTCATAAAAAAAACTATCGAAAACTTACTTGAGAAGCTCTAAGGGATAGCTTTTAACAATGCGCTGAATTGGAGCGGCTGAAGGAGCACAATTAAAAAGTGCCGCCACTACTTCTTCGGCGCGCACCCCTCCTTCTCTGGGTTCAAAGAGAACGAGCTTTATTTTGTTGTCTTCTTTTTCAAGGGAAAGCACATAGGGCCGAATTTCTATTTCCTTTTCCTTTTTGCCTCGGCGGACTTTGAGCACCACGCTTCTTTTAGCCAAAAATTCTTGAATAGCATCATCGCTTATCGGTTCTGCCAGGGTTATTTCATAATGAGCTTCATCTGGCACGGTTAAGGCCTTTTTAGGCGAAGAAGGGGTAACTTCTTTTATGGCAAGCCCTTCTGGTAACTCTTTGTTAAGGCTTAGTTTTATCTCTTCTGGAGGAAGCCTTTTCACCAGTTCAAGGGCAGCCACCTCTGAGAGGCTTTCAACCCCTACCGGAAGGGCCTTGGCAAAAGAAATGCGCGGAAGGGGATGAAACCCCTCGCTAAAGGAAAGAGGAAGCCCTGCCCTCCTTGCCGCCCGGTGGAATTGTTTCATAACCTCAAGCTGGGACAAAAAGCGGCAAAGCCCAAGCTTCTGGTAAATGAGCCGGTAGGTAAAACGGCCTTCTTCTACTACGACCTTAGGCCTTATCTCTGGAACATCACAATCCTTGGCAAGAAGATTCTTGATACTTTTGAAATCACAGGCCCCGCATTTTAGACATTTTGCAAAACGGCAATCTGGAGACGTTTTTTGTAAGAGGGCACGATTGCGCTCTTCAAGCAAAAAATCCTTGGTAACACCTAAGTCGATATGTTCCCAGGGAAGAGGTAGATCTGGGTCTTTGGCAGCAAGATACTTTTCAAGATCAAGCCCAAGTTCTTTGGCAGAAGCAAGCCAGGCCTCAAAGCGAAACTCTTCGCTCCAGCCATCAAGGCGGGCGCCTTTTTCATGGGCAAGAAGAATTAGTTTGGCAAGGCGTCTGTCCCCTTTAGAGAAAACTCCTTCAAGAAAACTCTGCTCTGGTTTGTGCCACTTGAATTTGAGCCTGCGGCCAGAAAGCTTGGCCTTAAGCCAATTTAGGCGTCTTTTAGTCTCAGCAAGGCTTAGCTGGGCTTCCCATTGAAAGGCAGTGTGTGGCTTGGGCACAAAGGTTGAGACAGAAACATTGACCTGTGGCCCTCTTTTTCCTTTTATACGGGTAAGCTTGCGGGCAAGACGCACAATGCCTTCAAGGTCTTCTTGAGTCTCAGTGGGAAGGCCGATCATGAAATAAAGCTTTAAATGCTGCCAGCCAGCTTCATAGGCCATGCGGGCAGTTTCAAGGAGATCTTCTTCTTTGATATCTTTGTTAATAACCTGTCTTAGTCTTTCAGTGCCTGCTTCTGGGGCAAGGGTAAAACCTGTTTTTCTTACCTTTTTGATTTCAGCGATAATAGTTTCATTTAGGCTTCCCACCCTTAAGGAAGGAAGGGAAAGGGCCACTTTTTCCGGTAAAAAACGCTTGTTAAAAGAGACGATTAGTTCCGTTAAGCAGGAGTAATCCCCGGCAGAAAGAGAAAGAAAAGATATTTCATCCCAGCCCGTGGCAAGGAGGCCTTCTTCTGCCATCTCAAGGAGCCTTCGGGGAGTGCGCTCCCGCACCGGGCGATAAAGGCTACTTGCCTGACAAAAACGGCAGCCCCTGGTGCAACCACGGGAAATCTCTATGGCCAAACGGTCATGGGCGATCTCAGCCCACGGAACCAAAGGCCGCCAGGGGTACGGGATAAAATCAAGGTCTGGGACCACCCGTCTTTTTATCTTTTCGTAGCCGGGTTTTAAGGGAACAAGTTCCTTAAAGACTCCTTTTTCATAAATCGGCTTAAAAAAAGAAGGGACATACACCCCTGGAATCTCTGAGAGGGAATTAAGAAGCTCGGCCCGTGCTACTGCTTTTTTCCGGGCCAAGGAGACCACCTCAGCCACTTCAAGAATGGCTTCTTCAGCCTCCCCGATTATGATGGCATCGTAAAAATCAGCAACTGGTTCAGGATTTGAAACAGCAGAGCCTCCGCCAAGCACAATGGGATCAGCATCAGTTCGATTTTCAGCAAGCACCGGAATGCCTGCAAGGTCAAGGATATTTACGATATTGGTGGCGCAGAGCTCGTAGGGATAGCTAATGCCAATGAGGTCAAATTCTTTTAAGGATCTTTTGGCGGTAAGGGAAAGAAAGGGAAGCTTTTTTTTGCGGAGAAAAGCCTCAAGGTCGCGCGCAGGGGCATAGGCCCTGTCAACAAAGAAATTTTCTCTGGAAGAAAGGATCAGATAAAGGATCAAGAGCCCGATGTGGGACATGCCCACTTCGTAAAGATCCGGGAAAACAAGACATATTTTAAGGTCAGTTTCTTCAAAAGGGCGCGAAACTACATTTTTTTCCCCGCCTAGGTAGCGTGAGGGTTTGCGCACCCTGGCAATTATCTTTTCAAAACGCGCTTTCAAATCCTCCATACCGCGCAACTTAACAAATCAAACGGGGACAGGCAAAATCATCTTTTTAGAACCAGAGCTTCCCAACCATCTTTTGCCTTTGAAAACAAGGGCTGATAACCGGGATAGCTGTTAAGAAGAAACTTCTCACTTCCTAAAAGAAAACCCGAAAATACAAAAAGCCCTTCTCGATTAAGAAGGCTTTTGAGGTTAGCGCTTTCCTGCGTTAAAACGCGCAGATAAACATTTGCCAGGATAAGGTCAAACTTTCCAGATAAAGCCGCACTAGTCCCGCAAACTACGTGAATCTGTTTTGAAAGATTGTTTCGCCATACATTTGCCCGGCATTCCTTGGCAGCTTCAAAATCTATGTCCACTGCTAAGATCTGAGCTTTAGGCCAAAGCCTAGCTGCAATTATGGCAAGAATTCCGCTCCCTGTCCCGAAATCAAGGATAAGCCTGGGTTTTGGCATCTCTTGAGCTATCTTTTCAAGCAAAGAGATAACAAGAGAGGTTGTAGGGTGCAGCCCCGATCCAAAAACACCTTTAGGTTCAATGACAATGTTTTGGAAAGAAGGTTCACCAAGCCAAGAAACAGCTAGCTTTTTCGCGTTTAAATGGCAAACGAAACCTGGCCAGGGGATAGGCGTCACCAAAATGTCCTTACCAGCAAGATGGTGCAAGAGATTTTCTATATCTTCTGATGCAGCGCAAACATCTATTACCAAAATGTTGGTTTCAAGCTGCCACCATGCACAGGGTTTCAAAGAATATTTTGCTAGTACGGAAAAAATTTCTTCGCGGTTTTCTGCGGTAATCAAACGCCAATATCTTTTCATGGGGGGCAACTTAAACGGGGACAGGCAAATTTTTCAAGTTTTCTTTTTCTATTGGGAGCAAATTTTATCCGACAAAGTATCATGCTGAGGCGACTCGTACGCCCGCGCCATTTACCCCAATCTTTACTAAATAACTCAAAGTTATTATTTTGGTCATGTGTATTTAGGCTAGGAGAATACTATGGCGCGAGGACGACTCAAAGTTTTAGACCCTGACAGATGCGTGGGATGCCAGTTGTGTATGTTTGCCTGCCAGAGACGCACCGGGCAGGGAGGTCTTGCAGAAACAGCGATTCATGTTCGTTCCCGTGGCGGGCTTTCTCGTGGGCTGACAGTCATTGTCTGCCGTGCTTGCGAAGATCCACCATGTCTTTCGGTTTGTCCTACCGGGGCCCTTATAAAACGAAAAGGCGGAGGAGTTGTTCTTTCGCCCAAAAAATGCATTGGTTGTGGGTTTTGTAAAGAGGCCTGTCCCTTGGGGGCCATTTTTTGGAATGAAGAGACTCAAAAACCGGTTATCTGTATCCATTGTGGCTATTGCGCAGATTATTGCCCCCATCATGTTATTGCTCTTGAGGAGGCTTAAATGTTGCCCAATGATCCCTTAAAAAGGATTCTTTATATTGATCTTTCTGCCAAAAAATTCTGGGTAGAAGAAAGATATGATCTTGTCGCTCAAAACATCGGCGGGACAGGTCTTGCAAGCGCCCTTCTTGAAGAAGAATGTCCGGAAAATATCGACCCCAGAGATCCCAAAAACCCTATCATATTTGCCGTAGGCCCTGCTAACGGGCTCTTTCCCCTGGCCTCAAAAACAGTTTCCATGTTTCTTTCGCCTCACAACAAGCTTCTTGGCGAAAGCCATGCCGGAGGAAGAAGTGCCCTTGCCCTACGCATGGCAGGCTACGGCGCAGTGGTCATTCGCGGCCAAAGCGATATACCAATCTACCTGATAATTGATAACCAGGGCGTAAAATTTAAAGACGCCCGGGCCCTTTGGGGGCTACCGGTTTCAGAGACTGGTCGCTTTATCCGTGAAAAAGAAAGCGGAAGCGGCTTAAGAAGCATCCTGCGCATAGGCCCTGCCGGAGAATCCGGAGTTACTTACTCTTGCGTGGTTACCGAAACTTATCGCCACTTTGGAAGGTTAGGCCTTGGGGCCCTTTTTGGATACAAAAAATTAAAGGCCATCCTTATAAAAGGCAAACAAGCCCTTCCTGTGGCAGACCGCAGCACTTACAAAAAATTATATGACGACCTGCTAAAACGCTTGCATGACACTCCCTCACTCAAAAAATATTACGAAATCGGAACAGCTGTTAATATCATCCCATTGAATAAACTTGGGGCGCTTCCCACCCGTAACTTGCGAGAGACCCGTTTTGAAGCTGCGGAAAAAATCTGCGGTGAAAACTATGCCAAAAACTTCTTAGGGAGAAGACTTGCCTGTGCTCATTGTCCTATTGCCTGTATCCACATTGCAGCGCTTCGCACTCCTTATGAAGACGAACCTTATTTTTACAAAACTTCTTTTATTTCTTACGACTACGAACCAATCTATGCTACCGGCTCCATGATAGGCGTAGGCTCTCCTGAGGGCGTGCTTCGCATACTTGATACGGTAGATAACCTGGGTTTTGACGTTATGAGTGTAGGTGTGGTTCTCGCCTGGGCCACGGAAGCCTTTGAAAAAGAACTTGTTACTGAAAAAGAAACCATGGGGCTTAAACCCCGTTTTGGAGATGTAGAAACTTACATCAAAATGTTGAATTTAATCGCAGCCCAGGCAAACGAATTTTACGCTGCCCTGGCGCGGGGGGTAGATTTTGCCTCTCAAAAATACGGTGGCGAAGAATTTGCCCTGGCCTTTGGTGGTAACGAAATGTCAGGATACCATACCGGCTATGGCATCCACGTGACCCACCTTACAGGTTCAAGGCACAGCCACCTCGACTCTGCAGGCTATAGCTACGATCAAAAAACCAAACCAGAAGAAATAAACCCTGAAAAACTAGCCCAAAAACTCTTCAACGAAGAAGCCTATCGCCAGGTACTTTCTTCTGCGGTTTGCTGCTTTTTTGGAAGAAGTGTTTATAATCTTGAAACCCTGGCCCAGGTTTTTTCCTGTTCAGGTTTTTCATACACAATCGAAGATTTAAAGGGCCTTGGTGTTGCCATTCTTAAAAGAAAATATCTTTTTAAGAAAAAACGAGGCTTTGCCCCGTCCAAACTGCGAATTCCCAAGCGAATTTTGGAAACTGTCTCTCCTCACGGAAAGCTTCGTGAGGAGTTTTTGAAAGAAACCGTAAAAATTTATGAAAACCTGCTGGAACAGGGAGGTGGGTAATGGAAGTAGTCATTTATTACGAGACCAGTTGGATAGCAAAAGGAGAAAACCTTTACCTTACGGCTTCCTCGCTACTTGAGCTTCGCGATAAAATCAAAGAAGAGCTTCTCAGCAGAAAACACCTTGAGAGCAAAAAAGTGACCCTTATTTTTGACCGCATGCGTATGCCTCACTGGGTGGTGAGCCATCTTTCAGTGGAAAGTACGGAACTGACTCTAACAAGCTAAAAAGAGCGGGCACTTGCCCGCTCTTTTGATTAAGCAAGCCCTAGCTCTTTAAGCTTGGCCTCGGTAGGAACGCCATTTTCCCAACCACGCACCTGATAATACTCGGGGAGCATTTCGGATAAGCGATTTACATGCCCCTTGTTCGGGCCTTCAGGCATGGGTTCTTCAAGGAGGCGTTTGGGCAGCGTGTCTTCCTTGGGATCAAGGCCTGCTTTCAAATTGAAAACCCTTTCAAGATTCCAGATGCGCTCACCACACTGCATCATCTCGTCAAGGGTGTAATCAAAACCAGTAGCTGCTGCGAGAAGGTCACGATAATCCTCAGCTCCCAGGGCAAAAGAGGTAAAGAGACAAAGCCCCATAGAGTCAATAACAGCGGTAAGGTCTTGAAAGATTTTCACCCACTGGGCTTTGCCTTCTGTTGCCTGCGGATCAAGTTTTTCAGGGGCTCCAAGGATCTCTGGGGCAATGAGGTAGGCCCGCACGTGACATCCGCCGCGGTTAGAAGTGGCGTAGGCAAGACCTTGGCCCTGCACCCCTCGCGGGTCGTAAGCAGGAAGCTCCTGGCCTTTAACACTCATGGAAAGCTCTGGTGCGCCATAGGCCTCAGCCAGACGCTTTGAACCCTCGGCAAGTTTATCACCAAGGCCTTCGCGATAAGCAATAGCGCGGGTGTAAAAAACTATGGCTTCAGAGCTCCCAAAAGTGGGCTTTGGCCCAGAAGCTATGTCTTCTTTGGAAATTTTGCCTCTTTCAAAAAGTTCCATGGCACAGGCAATGGTTACACCACAGGAAATAGGATCAAGGCCCAGTTGATTGCAAAGGTAATTGGCCTGGGTGATAGCGATGAGGTCTTTTACACCGCAGCAGGCTCCGTATGCCCAGCCGGATTCATACTCAGGGCCTTCTCCTTTGGTCTTGCTGGGAAGCTCTGTTACCCGGCCACAGCGTATCGGGCAGGCATAACATCCCTTATTCTTTTTTAGATAGCCCTTCTCTACCAAAGCTTCGCCACAGACTTCTGCGGTTTCTTCAAAAACGCCCGTCTGGAAGTTGCGGGTGGGATAAAGGCCGCTTTCGTTAATAATGTTATCAAGCACTTTGGTTCCAAGCTTGGGAAGGGCTTCACTAGTAACTGGATTTTCTTTTATTTTGCCAAGCTTCTCTTGGATAAAGTTTTTAAAAACTTCTGCTTCAGGTGCTTCGACACGTTTGGTCCCTCGGCAGATAATGGCCTTGAGTTTTTTGTATCCCATCACCGCTCCTACGCCAGAGCGTCCGGCAGCCCGATGTTTATCGTTGATAACACAGGCAAAGCGCACCAGGTTTTCCCCAGCAGGCCCAATACAGGCTACCCTTGCCTTGTCATCACCAAATTCCTCACGAAGGCGATCAGTTACCTCTTCGGTATCAAGCCCCCAGAGATGCTCAGC
The DNA window shown above is from Thermodesulfatator atlanticus DSM 21156 and carries:
- a CDS encoding tRNA dihydrouridine synthase, whose amino-acid sequence is MWKKLKTNKSGAEGKIVALAPLAGFTESAFRRLCRELGADLTWTELISANAILAKGLKLPGLYISCEERPLRFQLQGSVEKTLAQAAELVLKELKPEGLDLNAGCPAKKVVKTGAGAALLENLPKLFCIAKALAEIAHGHGVDFSVKFRLGFAEDRLEAIAETLLSAGVDILVLHPRTAKEAFKGKARWERIRDLVSLAQGKASVYGSGDVKTLRDIENFFALTKAQGVLIGRAALFRPWIFKEWHERQIFDLNFSERLALLKRLYTYLLAYRNEKDALRLLKTFAPKFFKGLPLKRKFLPALLAKENTALFWKELESWQKFVE
- a CDS encoding HDOD domain-containing protein, which encodes MKAEIVRLVNKFKRTANLPVFEETAKALSQLRAEREKTVERIVRIVLFDPGLCCQVLRAGNSVFYNPMGLPMRTISRAVAILGFENLRSLARTSPFFSAEDFNNKYLAQELAISILSAHFAGKAALKKGLDGEEAYLGALLKRLGRLVMLRYAPEHYLKIRELAPRKRKEIFHLVGEKLAKQWNLPANVIANLEGRELYIRPKRREYLCLYADLAAAGMVAGHGPRGWQHLFSTPEEINACIQNLAKSARHLPQAVLNELPFDIAPEKISEETDLGPFLPEEALRLCEKFLESLGKELKAQGSLFYREGDKIFALGNEEKEIKGPFQIVLNEDKILAKDGKIYVPLCFRKVPAVLLVFFREKPLNPDELTGLKFIKKTIENLLEKL
- a CDS encoding TIGR03960 family B12-binding radical SAM protein, which gives rise to MEDLKARFEKIIARVRKPSRYLGGEKNVVSRPFEETDLKICLVFPDLYEVGMSHIGLLILYLILSSRENFFVDRAYAPARDLEAFLRKKKLPFLSLTAKRSLKEFDLIGISYPYELCATNIVNILDLAGIPVLAENRTDADPIVLGGGSAVSNPEPVADFYDAIIIGEAEEAILEVAEVVSLARKKAVARAELLNSLSEIPGVYVPSFFKPIYEKGVFKELVPLKPGYEKIKRRVVPDLDFIPYPWRPLVPWAEIAHDRLAIEISRGCTRGCRFCQASSLYRPVRERTPRRLLEMAEEGLLATGWDEISFLSLSAGDYSCLTELIVSFNKRFLPEKVALSLPSLRVGSLNETIIAEIKKVRKTGFTLAPEAGTERLRQVINKDIKEEDLLETARMAYEAGWQHLKLYFMIGLPTETQEDLEGIVRLARKLTRIKGKRGPQVNVSVSTFVPKPHTAFQWEAQLSLAETKRRLNWLKAKLSGRRLKFKWHKPEQSFLEGVFSKGDRRLAKLILLAHEKGARLDGWSEEFRFEAWLASAKELGLDLEKYLAAKDPDLPLPWEHIDLGVTKDFLLEERNRALLQKTSPDCRFAKCLKCGACDFKSIKNLLAKDCDVPEIRPKVVVEEGRFTYRLIYQKLGLCRFLSQLEVMKQFHRAARRAGLPLSFSEGFHPLPRISFAKALPVGVESLSEVAALELVKRLPPEEIKLSLNKELPEGLAIKEVTPSSPKKALTVPDEAHYEITLAEPISDDAIQEFLAKRSVVLKVRRGKKEKEIEIRPYVLSLEKEDNKIKLVLFEPREGGVRAEEVVAALFNCAPSAAPIQRIVKSYPLELLK
- a CDS encoding 50S ribosomal protein L11 methyltransferase translates to MKRYWRLITAENREEIFSVLAKYSLKPCAWWQLETNILVIDVCAASEDIENLLHHLAGKDILVTPIPWPGFVCHLNAKKLAVSWLGEPSFQNIVIEPKGVFGSGLHPTTSLVISLLEKIAQEMPKPRLILDFGTGSGILAIIAARLWPKAQILAVDIDFEAAKECRANVWRNNLSKQIHVVCGTSAALSGKFDLILANVYLRVLTQESANLKSLLNREGLFVFSGFLLGSEKFLLNSYPGYQPLFSKAKDGWEALVLKR
- a CDS encoding 4Fe-4S binding protein, translated to MARGRLKVLDPDRCVGCQLCMFACQRRTGQGGLAETAIHVRSRGGLSRGLTVIVCRACEDPPCLSVCPTGALIKRKGGGVVLSPKKCIGCGFCKEACPLGAIFWNEETQKPVICIHCGYCADYCPHHVIALEEA
- a CDS encoding aldehyde ferredoxin oxidoreductase family protein, with translation MLPNDPLKRILYIDLSAKKFWVEERYDLVAQNIGGTGLASALLEEECPENIDPRDPKNPIIFAVGPANGLFPLASKTVSMFLSPHNKLLGESHAGGRSALALRMAGYGAVVIRGQSDIPIYLIIDNQGVKFKDARALWGLPVSETGRFIREKESGSGLRSILRIGPAGESGVTYSCVVTETYRHFGRLGLGALFGYKKLKAILIKGKQALPVADRSTYKKLYDDLLKRLHDTPSLKKYYEIGTAVNIIPLNKLGALPTRNLRETRFEAAEKICGENYAKNFLGRRLACAHCPIACIHIAALRTPYEDEPYFYKTSFISYDYEPIYATGSMIGVGSPEGVLRILDTVDNLGFDVMSVGVVLAWATEAFEKELVTEKETMGLKPRFGDVETYIKMLNLIAAQANEFYAALARGVDFASQKYGGEEFALAFGGNEMSGYHTGYGIHVTHLTGSRHSHLDSAGYSYDQKTKPEEINPEKLAQKLFNEEAYRQVLSSAVCCFFGRSVYNLETLAQVFSCSGFSYTIEDLKGLGVAILKRKYLFKKKRGFAPSKLRIPKRILETVSPHGKLREEFLKETVKIYENLLEQGGG
- a CDS encoding DUF5395 family protein, with protein sequence MEVVIYYETSWIAKGENLYLTASSLLELRDKIKEELLSRKHLESKKVTLIFDRMRMPHWVVSHLSVESTELTLTS
- a CDS encoding aldehyde ferredoxin oxidoreductase family protein; the encoded protein is MPGTYANSILRVNLSTGEIKKEEIPEDLLRKFIGGRGLASYYLSQLMDPKAEPLSPENPLIFATGPLTGTPAPTGGRYMVVCKSPLTGLIASSNSGGHFGAELKRAGYDMIIFEGVSEKPVYLSIKDDEVELKDAEHLWGLDTEEVTDRLREEFGDDKARVACIGPAGENLVRFACVINDKHRAAGRSGVGAVMGYKKLKAIICRGTKRVEAPEAEVFKNFIQEKLGKIKENPVTSEALPKLGTKVLDNIINESGLYPTRNFQTGVFEETAEVCGEALVEKGYLKKNKGCYACPIRCGRVTELPSKTKGEGPEYESGWAYGACCGVKDLIAITQANYLCNQLGLDPISCGVTIACAMELFERGKISKEDIASGPKPTFGSSEAIVFYTRAIAYREGLGDKLAEGSKRLAEAYGAPELSMSVKGQELPAYDPRGVQGQGLAYATSNRGGCHVRAYLIAPEILGAPEKLDPQATEGKAQWVKIFQDLTAVIDSMGLCLFTSFALGAEDYRDLLAAATGFDYTLDEMMQCGERIWNLERVFNLKAGLDPKEDTLPKRLLEEPMPEGPNKGHVNRLSEMLPEYYQVRGWENGVPTEAKLKELGLA